The genomic interval TCCATTTGCCTTTTTATTCTTTTTCTCCTAACTCGAAAATAAGATTACAAAAAATAGCTCAAGCACAGGTACCGCAATATGATATGGCTATAAAACCATTTTCATCGTTTCTGGGTGTTGTAAATGCAACATGATGACTAATGGCTGGTGATTTATTTTATCATTACAAGCGGAAGTGGATTAGAAATCCGATGCTCTATCCATCATACCAATACCACATGCTTGTCATTACAAGGTATCAGCTTGACATTGTAAGGGACCTCTCCGCTTGTCATTGCGAGGGTCTTTTCCGAAACAATCTCATAAACCGTCATAGAGATCCTTCCATCCTGTATTCATTCCATTAATTATTCTATTTTTTTAGCCCTTGAGCCACCCTTAATTTGCTTCTCCCGCGATATGGCGTTTCTTACGTCACGAAATACTCGTAGTATACTGATTGCTTCGGAAAAGACCCTCGCAATGACAAGCGGAGAGGCCCCTTACAATGACAAGCTGATACCTTTTGGATGGCCCTATACATTTGAACCGGTACAGAAACAAAAATGCCAAACATTTCCGACTCGGAAGTAAGACTACAAAAAATAGTTTAAGTACAGATACTACAACATGATATGGTTATAAAACAAATTTGATCGTTTCCAGGTGTTGCTAACGCAACATGATGACTGGCTCGAAAATACCGTCGACTGTCTAAAAATTAAACATTTTCATCGTTTTAGGGTGTCGCACTTGCGACATGACGACCGATATACACATTCATTACTCATTGCTGCTAAAATGAGTTTGTTTCCCCGTATCGTTACAATACGTCATAATGAATAATGACACTTGCACTTGTATTTGATCTTTGCTAGACTTTTCACACCTATAACTAGTTTGCAGGTCTTTGTATAAAGAATTCATGCTGCCTTTGTTGCTTTTTTTCTCCAAATAACCCGCAATATTAAAAAAAACCGACCTGCAAAAACAATTAACGTCGATTTGTTTTTTATCTTATCAGTACCTTATCAGTAATTTCTTTGCACACTTCCATTCGTCAGTGCGTGCTTTTTGACAAAATATTTAATGCTGGAATCCGAATATTTAATTTTTTAATCTGTGCAATCTCTGGTTCCGCCTTTTGTTTTGCTTATTTTGTATTTCGTGCATATTTGGTTCTAGCTATGCCTGCTTAAGAATAAATACCCCATACAACCTCCCTTTAACAATTCACAGGTGAATATTATTGCAGATAACAAGCTCTTTAGACGAAATCAGGTCGATAGTAAAAGCGGCAAAGAAAAATAATTTGCTCATTGGTTTTGTACCTACAATGGGCGCTTTACATGAAGGCCATTTGAGTCTGATAAGACAGGCAAGGACGGAAAATGATACCGTGGTTGTGAGTATTTTCATCAATCCCATACAGTTCGGGAAAAATGAAGATTTTGCTCAATACCCACGGATGTTTGACACTGATTGCGAGCTCCTTTCAAAAGAGGGTGTGAATGTTGTGTTTAACCCAAAAGCGTCGGAAATGTATCCTGACGGATTCTGTACAACAGTTGTTCCAGAGCATTTAGAGGACAAACTGTGCGGTAAATCGCGTCCCGGACATTTCAGAGGCGTTGCCACTGTTGTCCTGAAATTATTTAATCTCATACAACCCGACAGTGCCTACTTCGGTCAAAAAGACTTCCAACAAACAGTTGTTATCAGTAGAATGGCTGCCGATTTAAATTTAGATGTCAATATAAAAGTACTTCCAACAGTGCGGGACAAGGAAGAATTGGCGCTAAGTTCACGAAATGCCTATCTCAGCGAGACAGAAAAGAAAGACGCACGGTGTTTGTATCAGGCGCTGATAAAGGCAAAGGATATGGTGAATGCAGGCGAAAATAATGCCGGAGAAATTAAATTGGAAATGGAAAAGGTTATTAATAATTGTAAATCAGCCCGGATAGATTATCTTTCAATAGTCAATCCCGAAACACTTGAGGCAGTGACGGAAGTGAGAAATGGAAACGTTGTCGCCCTGGCAGTCATGATTGGTAAGACACGCCTGATTGATAACATAATTCTGATGGTTTTGATTGTTTGTTTAATTACTTTGGCCTGATGCTTTGACAAGCTCAGCACTAGTTTTATTGGCTAATTGGCTTTTATAATGGTTGGTGATTTGTGAATAAGTTGTTTTATCAGATACCTGAAATCTCTAATACTTTATTTGGTAGTGATGTTAAACTGCTGCCTTCTGTTGATGAATTGTTTGAACTGGAATTAGCCAATTTAGAATATAATCTTTTGAGTAAAGACGAATTAATAGAGCGAAGCGCCTTTTTTCAATCTGTGAATGGACGCTTAACTAAACATTTTCAACTTTATTCGGTGCAATCATCGGCGCTTTCTGAAGATCGATCTGTACAAACAAAAAGTTATTTCGAAAATGGCCAGTTTTCAACTGGTTATGCAACTCATGGACTTTTTCCTTATCGTGGTAAATTTCATCCTCAATTAATTAAAGGGTTGATAAATATTCTTGGCATTAAAAAAGGCGAATTTATTCTTGATCCAATGTGTGGAAGTGGAACCGCTAATATCGAAGCAGCTTTAATGGGAATTAATTCTTATGCGGTTGACCAGAGTCCATTTTGCCAATTTATGACAAAGACAAAATTTGAGGCATTGACAATTAATGTCGATTTATTGAATGGACTTTTTCCGCAAGTAAAAAAAATATTTGATTTTTTTAGTGTTAAAGATATTTCAGTTCAATTAAAAAAAATAAAAGATGCGGATAAATTAAAGATATATAATTTAGCTTTACTTGCCTTTTTAGATGCTATGGGTTATTCGATGAGGGTTTCTAAATCCAGTCACGAACAGTTATTCGAAAGAGTATTACATCGATATATAAAAACATTGTTCGATTTTTCATGCAACCCCTTTTACAAAAAAGACGAAATTGGATTAGTAAACGTTTTAAATAATTCAAGTGCTTTAAAACTGGAATTGAATGATGGTTCTATTGATGGAGTTATTACTTCGCCACCATATTCATTTGCCATAGATTATGTAAAAAACGATGAGGTTCAGTTAAATTATTTGGGATGTGATACAGACACACTTAAATCAAAAATGATTGGGCTAATTGGAAAAAATAAAACTGCGCGTTTGGATAACTATTTTCGTGATATGGAAAGCGTTTGTGCTGAAATTTCCCGTGTATTAAAAAAGGGGAAATTTTTCATAATGATTATAGGCTCGAATACGAACCAAACTGGAGGTATTCGGTTGGAAAATAAAATTATCGAATCTTGTAAAAAATTTAGGTTAAATTTAGTTAAAAGTGTTTTGAAACCTATCAAGGGTATGCGCAATACAATGAAAGACGAATATATCTTATTTTTTGAGAAAACTATTTAAACCACAATACCTTATGAAATCAGTTGATGAAAAATGCCAAATTGTTATTAAAAAGAACACCTTTTATTTTTTTAATCCCATTTTTGAAGAAAAATATGAAAGTTATTTAAACTCCATCAAAGAAACACTGCTTGTGTTGAAAAATGAAATAGAAAACGAAGGCCTGAAAAAGGTTCAGTTTGAGCGTCTTATTGGTGAGAAAGAAAATGGTTTGAGGGCGCTACTTGCCTTAACGGGTTTCTCAAATGAATACCTGAAACGATTAACAACAGTTATCCGCGTGGTTAATAATCCTGAACTCTCAAGGCTTGTCTCTAAAGATAAGTGGTGTGAAAATGAACCTGTAGAAACAATCAAAGAATGGTCAGATGAAAAAATTCAAAAAATGCTTACCACAAATGAATATTTCCGAAAAGGAATCGTCAATATCTTCTTTGAAGGGTCAACCATCCCGTTTTTGTCAAATACCATTCCTCTTTTTGAGTTAAAAAAACTCAGTATTTCAAAATTAAAATTTGATGTTCCTTCAATGATAGATACACTGATCAGATATAAAGAGAAAGGATCGTATTCCGGTATGAAGGAAAAGAATCCAGAAACTTTAATAGAAACTTTATTGAACAATTTAAATATTCTTTTTGAAAAAGGTGATTTGAGCGAACTTATTGAAAACGCCCATTCAACTAAAAGAACAATGGATTTTATTATACCCAGCAAAAAAAATCCAAGAATCATAGTTGAGAGTTCATTTTTAGTCACAACATCTTCTGGACAAGGCGATAAATCCAAAACGGAAATATCAATTGATTTGCTTATCAAGGAACATTATCCACAAGCAAAGTTTATAGGATTTATAGATGGAATTGGTTGGTATGTTCGCAAGGGTGATTTAAAAAGAATGGTAGCAGCATATGAAGATGTCTTTACTTTTCATAAAGATGAATTGGCAAGATTTGAGAAACTTATAGAGGAAACATTTGGGAAATGAGTAAAATAGATTTTCAAATAAAAGGTATTGGTGCTTTAATAAAGGAACATCAATTTAGTGTGCCAAATTATCAAAGAGCTTACAAGTGGGAAGACGAGCACATTAAATCATTGTTTTCGGATTTGTCAAAAGCCATTGACAATAATGAGAGTGAATATTTTTTGGGAACTGTAGTTTTATCACAGAAAGAAGGCTCCAAAGAATTAGAAATAGTTGATGGACAACAAAGAATTACTACAATAGCTATTTTTTTGTCAGCTATAAGAAATTATTTTTTCAATAATGGCAAATCACAATCCGCCAATTCTATTCAAACTGATTTTATTAGCAATTATGACACTAGGAACGAAGAAAATGTTGCCAAGCTAAAACTAGGGAATCAAGACAGAACATTTTTTCAAAAATATATTGTAGATAATATAGATGAAAAGCCAACAAAAGGCTCGCATTTTAGAATAGTTACAGCAAAGGATGAATCGACAAAAAAAGTAAAAACTTTATCTGCATTGTCAGAAACTCAAGTGCACAATTGGAAAGATTTTATTTTGGATAAACTGAAAGTTGTATCCATTATAGTTCCAGGCGAATCAAATGCTTTTACACTCTTTGAAACATTAAATGACAGAGGGTTAGTTTTGGCGCAAACCGACTTACTTAAAAATTATCTTTTTAGCAGAGCAGGTGATTACTTTGATGAAGTTCAATTTATGTGGATAGAAATGACTGCTAAAATTGAAGACGCGCTGGGAGAATCCTCAATACTTATTTATATTAAACATTTTTGGTCGTCAAGAAATGGACTGACAAGACCGGAAAATAAACAACTGTATAAATCAATTAGCGATTCAAAGAAATCACCAACGGATGTCAGAGATTTTGTCAAAGAGCTTAACGATGATACTAAATTGTATATAGCAATAAACAATCACAAAGATAATTATTGGAAAGAGCACACTGAGCATAGCAAAAACTATATTGAAACCCTTAATTACTTAGAATTGGAACCATATAAACCATTAGTGTTATCAATTTTAAAAAGATTTGATGACAAAAAAGAAGTGGAGAAATCTTTGAAATTAATTGTTAGTTGGGTTGTAAGAAATTTAATTACTGGTTCTTTAAGAGGTGGAACCCTAGAAAGTGAATACGCAGAAAAAGCTAAAAACATATACAATAATACAATCAAAACTGCTAAAGAATTCCGTGATAAATTAAAGGTTATTCCTTCCGACTCAGAATTCAAAGAAAGATTATTGACAATTACTTTGAGCAAAGAAAAATTTGCGAGGTATTATTTGAGAGCTATTGAAAATCAATATAAAGGAAATGGCAATCCAGAGTGCATAGTAAATAGCGACCCAAACGTTGTTGACTTGGAACATATTTTACCAAAGAAACCAAAACAAGGTGAATGGCCGAACTTTACTTCTGAAGAAGTGGATGAATATTCAAATAGATTGGGAAATCTTACGGTTATGAGTAAAAAAGATAATAG from Candidatus Kuenenia stuttgartiensis carries:
- a CDS encoding DNA methyltransferase codes for the protein MNKLFYQIPEISNTLFGSDVKLLPSVDELFELELANLEYNLLSKDELIERSAFFQSVNGRLTKHFQLYSVQSSALSEDRSVQTKSYFENGQFSTGYATHGLFPYRGKFHPQLIKGLINILGIKKGEFILDPMCGSGTANIEAALMGINSYAVDQSPFCQFMTKTKFEALTINVDLLNGLFPQVKKIFDFFSVKDISVQLKKIKDADKLKIYNLALLAFLDAMGYSMRVSKSSHEQLFERVLHRYIKTLFDFSCNPFYKKDEIGLVNVLNNSSALKLELNDGSIDGVITSPPYSFAIDYVKNDEVQLNYLGCDTDTLKSKMIGLIGKNKTARLDNYFRDMESVCAEISRVLKKGKFFIMIIGSNTNQTGGIRLENKIIESCKKFRLNLVKSVLKPIKGMRNTMKDEYILFFEKTI
- a CDS encoding DUF262 domain-containing protein, coding for MSKIDFQIKGIGALIKEHQFSVPNYQRAYKWEDEHIKSLFSDLSKAIDNNESEYFLGTVVLSQKEGSKELEIVDGQQRITTIAIFLSAIRNYFFNNGKSQSANSIQTDFISNYDTRNEENVAKLKLGNQDRTFFQKYIVDNIDEKPTKGSHFRIVTAKDESTKKVKTLSALSETQVHNWKDFILDKLKVVSIIVPGESNAFTLFETLNDRGLVLAQTDLLKNYLFSRAGDYFDEVQFMWIEMTAKIEDALGESSILIYIKHFWSSRNGLTRPENKQLYKSISDSKKSPTDVRDFVKELNDDTKLYIAINNHKDNYWKEHTEHSKNYIETLNYLELEPYKPLVLSILKRFDDKKEVEKSLKLIVSWVVRNLITGSLRGGTLESEYAEKAKNIYNNTIKTAKEFRDKLKVIPSDSEFKERLLTITLSKEKFARYYLRAIENQYKGNGNPECIVNSDPNVVDLEHILPKKPKQGEWPNFTSEEVDEYSNRLGNLTVMSKKDNSNQKNESFKKKKENYKKSEIKITNEIEKNFTEWNKDTIINRQAFLAEIAVKTWNLRLD
- a CDS encoding DpnII family type II restriction endonuclease, giving the protein MKSVDEKCQIVIKKNTFYFFNPIFEEKYESYLNSIKETLLVLKNEIENEGLKKVQFERLIGEKENGLRALLALTGFSNEYLKRLTTVIRVVNNPELSRLVSKDKWCENEPVETIKEWSDEKIQKMLTTNEYFRKGIVNIFFEGSTIPFLSNTIPLFELKKLSISKLKFDVPSMIDTLIRYKEKGSYSGMKEKNPETLIETLLNNLNILFEKGDLSELIENAHSTKRTMDFIIPSKKNPRIIVESSFLVTTSSGQGDKSKTEISIDLLIKEHYPQAKFIGFIDGIGWYVRKGDLKRMVAAYEDVFTFHKDELARFEKLIEETFGK
- the panC gene encoding pantoate--beta-alanine ligase, producing the protein MQITSSLDEIRSIVKAAKKNNLLIGFVPTMGALHEGHLSLIRQARTENDTVVVSIFINPIQFGKNEDFAQYPRMFDTDCELLSKEGVNVVFNPKASEMYPDGFCTTVVPEHLEDKLCGKSRPGHFRGVATVVLKLFNLIQPDSAYFGQKDFQQTVVISRMAADLNLDVNIKVLPTVRDKEELALSSRNAYLSETEKKDARCLYQALIKAKDMVNAGENNAGEIKLEMEKVINNCKSARIDYLSIVNPETLEAVTEVRNGNVVALAVMIGKTRLIDNIILMVLIVCLITLA